One Candidatus Ornithobacterium hominis genomic region harbors:
- a CDS encoding ZIP family metal transporter has translation MEKLLDYNPVFLAFLATLFTWFVTALGAAMVFFFREINQKFLNCMLGFAAGVMIAASFWSLLNPAIEMAEASGDIPYIPAVVGFLAGGGFLLLIDKILPHLHMSRGKEDAEGLSTNWRRSILLVLAITLHNIPEGLAVGVAFGVLAEEPSIGALMGATALAVGIGLQNFPEGAAVSVPLRREGFSRLKAFHYGQISGVVEPVFGVLGALLVLWVTPILPYALSFAAGAMIFVTIEELIPESQRGNETDYSTIGAMFGFAIMMLLDVALG, from the coding sequence ATGGAAAAATTGTTAGATTATAATCCTGTTTTTCTAGCTTTTCTAGCAACGCTATTCACTTGGTTTGTTACAGCCTTAGGTGCTGCTATGGTTTTTTTCTTTAGAGAAATAAATCAAAAATTTTTAAACTGCATGTTAGGTTTTGCCGCTGGAGTTATGATTGCAGCCAGCTTTTGGTCTTTGCTAAATCCTGCAATTGAAATGGCTGAAGCTAGTGGTGATATTCCCTATATTCCTGCTGTGGTTGGTTTTTTAGCGGGTGGAGGTTTTTTACTATTAATTGATAAAATTTTACCTCACTTGCACATGAGCCGAGGCAAAGAAGATGCAGAGGGTTTATCTACCAATTGGCGGCGAAGCATTCTTTTAGTTTTAGCCATTACGCTACACAACATCCCTGAAGGATTAGCTGTGGGCGTAGCTTTTGGCGTTTTAGCTGAAGAGCCAAGCATTGGTGCATTAATGGGGGCTACCGCACTAGCTGTGGGGATTGGTTTACAAAACTTCCCAGAGGGGGCTGCCGTTTCAGTTCCTTTGAGAAGAGAAGGCTTCTCTCGCTTAAAAGCCTTTCATTATGGTCAAATTTCTGGCGTTGTAGAACCTGTTTTTGGTGTTTTAGGGGCCTTGCTGGTTTTATGGGTCACTCCTATTTTACCCTACGCTTTGTCATTCGCAGCAGGTGCCATGATTTTTGTAACCATAGAAGAATTGATTCCCGAATCTCAACGCGGAAACGAGACGGACTACTCTACCATTGGTGCCATGTTTGGTTTTGCTATTATGATGTTACTCGATGTAGCTTTAGGCTAA
- a CDS encoding biotin/lipoyl-binding protein, whose translation MKSIVYSTILIFIIGVIISLPIIKIPISTSARGIVRASQENIPISTMVSGRVIQNHLEKNNQNISKGDTLFIITAEQLDTQKQFQ comes from the coding sequence ATGAAAAGTATAGTTTACTCAACTATCCTGATATTTATCATAGGAGTAATAATATCATTACCTATAATCAAAATCCCCATTTCCACATCTGCTCGTGGTATAGTTCGTGCCTCGCAAGAGAATATTCCTATTTCTACAATGGTTAGTGGTAGAGTTATTCAAAATCATTTAGAAAAAAACAATCAAAATATTAGCAAAGGGGACACTTTGTTCATTATTACTGCCGAGCAATTAGATACACAGAAACAATTTCAGTAG
- a CDS encoding peptidase domain-containing ABC transporter translates to MKKDTLIKQHDIKDCGAACLASVGAFYGNKMPIAKIRQICHTDTRGTNVLGMIQGLEAMDFNAKGVKGGLDALPDIPLPAIAHILVNGQLHHFVVIYKVEKNKISVMDPAYGKMEEYTFEKFAEIWTGVLILLEPNEYFEQKDERTSVYARFWNLVQPHKSILLQALIGALVYTILGLSTSIYIEKITDYVLIDGNRRLLNLLSVGMIVILIFQIFISAMKSVLVLQTGQKMDKYLILGYYKHLLKLPQRFFDTMKVGEITSRINDAVKIRAFINDVSINIFVNIFIVIFSFALMFSYYWKLALIVALVIPFYLAIYWVTNKLNKKVERKLMEESADLESHLVESLNSVRTIKQFGIETFANNKTDNTFTKLLKTIYKSVLNSLFAGNSSEFLSRIFTIVLLWAGAGYVIDREITPGELLSFYALIGYFTSPISELIGMNKTIQNALIASDRLFEIMDLEREETTEKLDLTPENIGNIQFKNVSFSYGSRVDVFEDFSCEIEKGKTTAIVGESGSGKTTLASLLQNLYPLKGGKILIGDYDVQYISNYSLRNMVSVVPQQIDLFSGNVIENIALGEDVPNIQRIIDITKALGILEFIEKLPNGFQTYLGENGSQLSGGQKQRIAIARALYKNPEILILDEATSSLDTASEQTIQKTLNEFKAQGKTMIVIAHRLSTIAHADNILVMKEGKVIEQGTHRELLAQNSVYKAMWEKQSIALG, encoded by the coding sequence ATGAAAAAAGATACACTTATTAAGCAACACGATATTAAAGATTGTGGTGCAGCGTGTTTGGCTTCGGTGGGGGCTTTTTACGGCAATAAAATGCCCATTGCTAAAATTCGGCAAATCTGCCATACCGATACACGAGGAACAAATGTACTGGGAATGATACAGGGTTTGGAGGCAATGGACTTCAATGCCAAAGGGGTAAAAGGAGGGTTGGATGCTTTGCCTGATATTCCACTTCCTGCCATTGCTCATATCCTGGTAAATGGGCAATTACATCATTTTGTAGTGATTTACAAAGTGGAGAAAAACAAAATTTCCGTAATGGACCCTGCATACGGCAAAATGGAGGAATACACTTTTGAAAAGTTTGCCGAAATTTGGACAGGCGTTTTAATTCTTCTTGAACCTAACGAATACTTTGAGCAGAAAGATGAGAGAACCAGCGTGTATGCTCGGTTTTGGAACTTGGTTCAACCTCATAAAAGCATTTTGCTTCAAGCCTTAATTGGAGCATTGGTTTATACTATTTTAGGACTTTCTACTTCTATTTATATTGAAAAAATAACTGATTATGTTTTGATTGATGGCAACCGAAGATTGCTCAATTTGCTTTCAGTGGGAATGATTGTCATTCTTATTTTTCAGATTTTCATTTCTGCAATGAAATCCGTTTTGGTGCTTCAAACAGGGCAAAAAATGGATAAATATCTTATTTTAGGCTATTACAAGCATCTTCTAAAACTTCCCCAACGATTTTTTGACACAATGAAAGTGGGCGAAATCACTTCTCGTATCAACGATGCCGTGAAAATTCGTGCCTTTATCAATGATGTTTCTATCAATATTTTTGTCAATATTTTCATTGTCATTTTTTCCTTTGCCTTGATGTTTTCCTATTATTGGAAATTGGCGTTGATTGTGGCACTTGTCATTCCGTTTTATTTGGCTATTTATTGGGTAACCAATAAATTAAATAAAAAAGTAGAAAGAAAACTAATGGAAGAAAGTGCCGATTTAGAATCTCACTTGGTGGAATCTCTTAATTCCGTGAGAACCATCAAGCAATTCGGGATAGAAACTTTTGCCAACAATAAAACGGACAATACATTTACAAAACTGCTGAAAACCATTTACAAATCGGTATTAAATAGTCTTTTTGCTGGAAATTCATCAGAATTTTTATCACGGATTTTTACCATTGTTTTGCTTTGGGCAGGGGCAGGATATGTGATTGATAGAGAAATCACCCCAGGAGAGTTGTTGTCATTTTATGCTTTGATTGGCTATTTTACAAGCCCTATTTCTGAATTGATCGGAATGAATAAAACCATTCAAAACGCTTTAATTGCTTCGGATAGGCTTTTTGAAATTATGGATTTGGAAAGAGAAGAAACTACTGAAAAATTGGATTTAACCCCTGAAAATATCGGCAATATTCAATTCAAAAATGTAAGTTTTAGTTATGGCAGTAGGGTAGATGTTTTTGAAGATTTTTCTTGCGAAATAGAGAAAGGAAAAACCACAGCAATCGTGGGGGAAAGCGGTAGTGGAAAAACGACTTTGGCTTCGCTTTTGCAAAATTTATATCCGCTCAAAGGTGGGAAAATCCTCATAGGCGACTATGATGTGCAGTATATTTCCAACTATTCCCTGCGGAATATGGTTTCGGTTGTTCCCCAGCAGATAGACCTTTTTTCGGGTAATGTAATTGAAAATATTGCATTGGGCGAAGATGTGCCGAATATCCAGCGAATTATAGACATTACCAAAGCATTAGGAATTTTGGAATTTATTGAAAAATTGCCTAATGGCTTCCAAACCTATTTGGGAGAAAATGGTTCTCAACTTTCTGGCGGACAAAAACAACGCATTGCCATTGCAAGAGCATTGTATAAAAATCCCGAAATTTTAATTTTAGATGAAGCCACATCTTCATTGGATACGGCTTCCGAGCAGACCATTCAAAAAACGCTCAACGAATTTAAGGCACAGGGCAAAACGATGATTGTCATCGCCCACCGATTAAGCACCATTGCTCACGCCGACAATATTTTAGTAATGAAAGAGGGCAAAGTGATAGAGCAAGGCACACACCGAGAACTTTTAGCCCAAAATAGCGTGTATAAAGCAATGTGGGAGAAGCAGAGTATAGCGTTGGGGTAA
- a CDS encoding TolC family protein: MKKYIVFGILCFPFICFSQKKWTLQEAIDYATKNNLQVIDKEISLKIEENNLQITKNEQLPSVAGNMSNQLRFGQTQGFQGGIGRNDNFNNDLNVSANILLYNGGRLKKQALKKGYDVEVAQHNVALLKENIALQIIQQYLSVLLQKEIVKIYESSVENAQKGYQRAKITTEIGTTAQTTLAEAQSALAKENQNLNQSKIEVQKALFTLSQTLQLNDYHSFDIEDWELSEELPTNLHSLENVLTQIQEKHPLILLAQSQIKSAEAQTEVVKTAFLPSVSLSAGLGSFYYNSLVTDITGVDNLGNIIREKALFDQYKTNFYQQIGISVNIPIFNKGNTKLQVEQAKISEVMAKNQLKIQEQQLLQQIQKVFFDMESHYQTYLSAQETEKSTQLALGFAQKSYEAGRTSIYDLHIARNNYVSAKSSTIQAKYNYIFSQKILDFYTKSKRGRKSPSF; the protein is encoded by the coding sequence ATGAAAAAATATATTGTTTTCGGTATTTTATGTTTTCCTTTTATTTGTTTTTCTCAAAAGAAATGGACACTCCAAGAAGCCATTGACTATGCCACGAAAAATAATTTGCAGGTTATTGATAAAGAGATTTCACTCAAAATAGAGGAAAATAATTTACAAATAACAAAAAACGAACAATTGCCTTCCGTTGCTGGAAATATGAGCAACCAATTACGATTTGGGCAGACGCAAGGTTTTCAAGGAGGAATTGGGCGAAATGACAATTTCAACAATGACCTTAATGTATCTGCCAATATCTTGCTTTACAATGGTGGAAGACTGAAAAAACAAGCCCTTAAAAAAGGCTACGATGTAGAAGTAGCCCAGCATAATGTAGCACTTTTGAAAGAAAATATTGCTTTGCAAATCATTCAGCAATATTTATCGGTTCTTTTGCAAAAAGAAATTGTAAAAATTTATGAAAGTTCGGTGGAAAATGCCCAAAAAGGCTATCAAAGAGCCAAAATTACCACCGAAATAGGGACAACCGCCCAAACAACTTTGGCAGAAGCCCAATCGGCTCTTGCCAAAGAAAATCAAAATCTCAATCAGTCCAAAATAGAAGTTCAAAAAGCTTTATTCACGCTTTCACAAACTTTACAACTTAATGATTATCATAGTTTTGATATAGAGGATTGGGAGTTAAGTGAGGAACTTCCTACTAATCTTCATTCATTAGAAAATGTATTGACACAAATACAAGAAAAACATCCGTTAATTTTGTTGGCACAGAGTCAAATTAAATCGGCAGAAGCCCAAACCGAAGTGGTAAAAACCGCATTTTTACCGAGTGTTAGTTTGAGTGCTGGGCTGGGAAGTTTTTATTATAATTCATTGGTCACGGATATTACAGGGGTGGATAATTTGGGAAATATCATCAGAGAAAAAGCCTTGTTTGACCAATATAAAACAAATTTTTATCAACAAATAGGAATTTCTGTAAATATTCCTATTTTCAATAAAGGGAATACCAAATTGCAGGTAGAACAAGCCAAAATAAGCGAAGTAATGGCTAAAAATCAATTAAAAATACAGGAACAACAATTATTGCAACAAATCCAAAAAGTGTTTTTTGATATGGAAAGCCATTATCAGACTTATCTTTCCGCCCAAGAAACCGAAAAAAGCACTCAATTAGCGTTGGGTTTTGCTCAAAAAAGTTATGAGGCAGGAAGAACAAGTATCTATGATTTACATATCGCAAGGAATAATTATGTAAGTGCAAAAAGTTCAACCATACAAGCCAAGTATAATTATATTTTTAGTCAAAAAATTTTAGATTTTTATACAAAATCAAAAAGAGGGAGAAAATCTCCCTCTTTTTAA
- a CDS encoding HlyD family efflux transporter periplasmic adaptor subunit encodes MSAGNFTGLQTGQYQREVGAMQERIAQIQTELSLAKKDLDRATLLLNQGVTPRAEYDKVFYHYQGLQRQFSTIIEQNIAQWQTQKREVERQLRTLGTEIQRLDQEQKNYVIIAQSSGRLVNFRGIQKGSFLSQGQTLGEISPEQNLTIECSVSPKDIGFIHKGQKVKFQVDTFNYNQWGLLEGEVLDIDQNITTNQQTGEAFFRVRCVMDKNYLQLKNGYKGNISKGMTLTGRFHLTDRTLWQLLFDRVDDWFNPNFK; translated from the coding sequence TTGTCTGCTGGGAATTTTACAGGCTTACAAACAGGACAATACCAAAGGGAAGTAGGAGCAATGCAAGAGCGTATTGCTCAAATCCAAACCGAACTTTCTTTGGCTAAAAAAGATTTAGACCGAGCGACTTTATTGCTTAATCAAGGCGTAACTCCTCGTGCAGAATATGATAAAGTTTTTTACCATTATCAAGGACTTCAAAGACAATTTTCTACGATTATAGAACAAAATATTGCTCAATGGCAGACTCAAAAACGAGAAGTAGAACGACAACTGCGAACGCTTGGGACTGAAATACAAAGGCTTGACCAAGAACAAAAAAACTATGTGATTATTGCTCAATCTTCTGGGCGATTGGTTAATTTCAGAGGTATACAAAAAGGAAGTTTTTTATCACAAGGACAGACATTAGGAGAAATCTCCCCAGAGCAGAACTTAACCATAGAATGCTCGGTGTCTCCCAAAGATATTGGTTTTATTCATAAAGGACAAAAGGTTAAATTTCAAGTAGATACTTTCAACTATAATCAATGGGGACTTTTAGAAGGAGAAGTGTTGGACATTGACCAAAATATTACAACCAATCAACAAACAGGAGAGGCTTTTTTCCGAGTTCGTTGTGTAATGGACAAAAATTATCTTCAACTCAAAAACGGCTACAAAGGGAATATTTCCAAAGGAATGACTCTTACAGGGCGTTTTCACTTAACCGATAGAACGCTTTGGCAACTTCTCTTTGACAGAGTAGATGATTGGTTCAATCCTAATTTCAAGTAA
- the ftsY gene encoding signal recognition particle-docking protein FtsY yields MSWFKKVFSTEKKETLNKGLEKSKTSFFDKMSRAVVGKSKVDEEVLDNLEEILITSDVGVNTTIKIIERIEERVARDKYVNSAELDKILREEIMALLSENKTEDFENLNLPTHPDGNPHVIMVVGVNGVGKTTTIGKLANQFKNLGKKVVIGAGDTFRAAAVDQIQIWADRVEVPIIKQAMGSDPASVAFDTVQSAKAQGANVVLLDTAGRLHNKINLMNELSKIKRVMQKVIPDAPHEVLLVLDGSTGQNAFEQAKQFTQATEVDSLAITKLDGTAKGGVVIGISDQFNIPVKYIGVGEKVEDLQVFNKAEFVDSFFKKNEDEK; encoded by the coding sequence ATGAGTTGGTTTAAAAAAGTTTTCAGCACCGAAAAAAAAGAAACATTAAATAAAGGCTTAGAGAAATCAAAAACATCATTTTTTGATAAAATGAGCCGTGCTGTAGTCGGAAAATCTAAGGTTGATGAAGAAGTTTTAGATAATTTAGAAGAGATTCTCATTACTTCTGATGTGGGAGTAAATACGACCATCAAAATTATTGAAAGAATTGAAGAAAGAGTGGCTCGAGACAAATATGTAAATAGTGCAGAGTTAGATAAAATTTTGAGAGAAGAAATCATGGCTCTCCTCTCAGAGAATAAAACAGAAGATTTTGAAAACTTAAATCTTCCAACACATCCTGATGGGAACCCACATGTCATCATGGTTGTAGGCGTGAATGGCGTAGGGAAAACAACGACGATTGGTAAACTAGCCAATCAATTTAAAAATTTAGGAAAAAAAGTTGTGATAGGCGCAGGGGACACTTTCCGTGCAGCGGCAGTAGATCAAATACAAATCTGGGCAGATAGAGTAGAGGTCCCGATCATTAAACAAGCCATGGGATCAGACCCAGCATCAGTAGCATTTGACACAGTACAATCAGCCAAAGCACAAGGGGCAAATGTTGTTTTGTTAGACACCGCAGGGCGATTGCACAATAAAATTAATTTGATGAATGAACTTTCTAAAATTAAAAGAGTTATGCAAAAAGTTATTCCAGATGCGCCTCACGAGGTTCTTTTGGTTTTAGATGGCTCCACTGGGCAGAATGCCTTTGAGCAAGCAAAACAATTTACACAAGCAACAGAAGTAGACTCACTAGCTATTACAAAATTAGATGGAACAGCGAAGGGGGGGGTAGTCATTGGAATTTCAGATCAATTTAATATCCCCGTCAAATACATAGGCGTAGGAGAAAAAGTAGAAGATTTGCAAGTGTTTAATAAAGCAGAGTTTGTAGATAGTTTTTTTAAAAAAAATGAAGATGAAAAATAG
- the guaA gene encoding glutamine-hydrolyzing GMP synthase: protein MKNSILVLDFGSQYNQLIARRVRDMGVYTEVVPCNISIDELKSYQPIGIILSGGPSSVFAENAISIDPDIFNLNIPILGICYGMQLTAHLLGGKVEKGVKGEYGKSKFKILKPCKIFENISEESIVWMSHFDEVVQVPYGFEIGGKSSAEIASFFDEEKKIYALQFHPEVSHSEEGSKILENFVFKVCEASKNWKLTNFLDEEIQKIRDKVGDKKVILGLSGGVDSSVAAVLIHRAIGDQLTCIFVDTGLLRWKEAEMVMQSYGEYFDINIIKIDAKERFFKKLEGISDPEEKRKIIGHEFIAVFDEESSKIEGAAFLAQGTIYPDVIESQSIKGPSAVIKSHHNVGGLPKEMNLKLLEPLRELFKDEVRKVGLELGIPHELVYRHPFPGPGLGIRILGEVTPDKVKILQKADHIFIEELRNADWYDKVNQAFVVLLPVKSVGVMGDERTYEYTAVVRSADTVDFMSATWSKLPYELLENVSSRIINEVKGINRVAYDISSKPPATIEWE, encoded by the coding sequence ATGAAAAATAGTATTCTTGTGTTAGATTTTGGTTCGCAGTACAATCAGCTCATTGCTCGCCGAGTCAGAGATATGGGCGTTTACACAGAAGTTGTCCCTTGCAACATTAGCATAGATGAGCTAAAATCCTATCAACCAATAGGCATTATCTTGAGTGGGGGGCCTTCTTCCGTTTTTGCAGAAAACGCAATTAGTATAGACCCAGATATTTTTAATTTAAACATTCCCATTTTGGGGATTTGCTATGGAATGCAGCTGACGGCTCATCTTTTGGGTGGGAAAGTAGAAAAAGGAGTCAAAGGAGAATACGGGAAATCTAAATTCAAAATTTTAAAGCCTTGTAAAATTTTTGAAAATATAAGTGAGGAATCTATCGTATGGATGAGCCATTTTGATGAAGTTGTGCAGGTGCCTTATGGTTTTGAGATTGGTGGGAAAAGTTCAGCCGAAATCGCTTCATTTTTTGATGAAGAGAAAAAAATCTATGCCCTGCAATTTCACCCAGAAGTTTCTCATAGTGAAGAAGGAAGTAAGATTTTAGAAAATTTCGTTTTTAAAGTTTGCGAAGCTTCAAAAAATTGGAAGTTAACTAATTTTCTTGATGAAGAAATTCAAAAAATCCGAGATAAAGTAGGTGATAAAAAAGTAATTTTAGGCTTATCGGGCGGTGTAGACTCCTCTGTAGCAGCTGTTTTAATTCACCGTGCAATTGGAGATCAGCTCACATGCATTTTTGTAGACACTGGCTTGCTGAGGTGGAAAGAAGCTGAAATGGTGATGCAAAGCTATGGTGAATATTTTGATATTAATATCATAAAAATTGATGCCAAAGAAAGATTTTTTAAGAAATTAGAAGGCATTTCAGATCCAGAAGAAAAAAGAAAAATTATTGGACACGAGTTTATAGCTGTATTTGATGAAGAATCATCTAAAATCGAAGGCGCAGCTTTTTTAGCGCAAGGAACCATTTACCCAGATGTGATAGAATCTCAGTCGATTAAAGGCCCTTCGGCTGTCATTAAATCACATCACAACGTAGGCGGTCTGCCTAAGGAAATGAATTTGAAACTGCTAGAACCGTTGCGAGAATTATTTAAAGATGAGGTGCGAAAAGTAGGCTTGGAACTAGGAATCCCGCATGAACTAGTTTATCGGCATCCATTCCCTGGCCCAGGATTGGGAATCAGGATTTTGGGTGAAGTAACACCAGATAAAGTCAAGATATTGCAAAAAGCTGACCATATTTTTATAGAAGAATTGCGAAACGCAGATTGGTATGATAAGGTAAATCAAGCTTTTGTTGTTCTTTTACCAGTGAAGTCAGTGGGAGTCATGGGGGATGAGCGAACTTACGAATACACTGCCGTGGTGAGAAGTGCTGATACTGTAGACTTCATGTCAGCAACTTGGTCTAAACTTCCTTATGAGTTATTAGAAAATGTTTCTAGCCGAATAATCAATGAGGTAAAAGGAATCAATCGTGTAGCTTATGATATTTCTTCAAAACCGCCCGCAACAATTGAGTGGGAATAA
- a CDS encoding DUF4295 domain-containing protein → MAKKTVATLQTGSKKLTKVIKMVKSPKSGAYVFEEKVLGADDVDSFLKK, encoded by the coding sequence ATGGCAAAGAAAACAGTTGCGACTTTACAAACAGGGTCAAAAAAATTAACCAAAGTAATCAAAATGGTAAAATCGCCAAAGTCTGGCGCTTATGTATTTGAAGAGAAGGTTTTAGGCGCTGATGATGTAGATAGTTTCTTAAAAAAATGA
- a CDS encoding CPBP family intramembrane glutamic endopeptidase encodes MPLLLAPILEEFLFRGIIQKGLETKYSKVFSIAISLLLFILIHQSNQYISAFIIGLFLSIIYSCSNNLFYPVILHIIANNITFFHEFLIYKNIHLSLPISFICLLLLIIILKKNGTNYFKNF; translated from the coding sequence ATGCCTTTATTATTAGCACCTATTCTAGAGGAGTTTCTATTTAGAGGTATTATACAAAAAGGTCTTGAAACAAAATATTCTAAAGTATTTTCTATTGCTATATCTCTACTACTTTTTATCTTGATACATCAGTCCAACCAATATATTTCTGCTTTTATTATAGGTTTATTTCTCAGTATTATTTATTCTTGCTCAAACAATCTATTTTACCCTGTTATTCTACATATTATAGCAAATAACATTACCTTTTTTCACGAATTTTTAATATACAAAAATATTCACTTGTCACTTCCTATATCTTTCATATGTTTACTGTTATTAATAATTATTTTAAAAAAGAATGGAACTAATTACTTTAAAAACTTTTAA
- a CDS encoding DUF2007 domain-containing protein, whose product MELITLKTFNNELDAYLFSQFLSNHNIQSYMFNQFISTIYPIFNNTVGGIEVKINIKDIEKANVVIELYKQ is encoded by the coding sequence ATGGAACTAATTACTTTAAAAACTTTTAATAATGAGTTAGATGCTTACTTATTCTCTCAATTTTTATCAAATCATAATATACAATCATATATGTTCAACCAATTTATATCAACAATATATCCTATTTTTAATAATACTGTTGGTGGAATTGAAGTCAAAATCAATATAAAAGATATTGAAAAAGCCAATGTTGTCATAGAATTATATAAACAATGA
- the mnmE gene encoding tRNA uridine-5-carboxymethylaminomethyl(34) synthesis GTPase MnmE — translation MYLKETIIAPATGNQASAIAVLRISGDKAIEMTEKIFESRFNKKLKNQVSHTLHFGDIKDNATWVDEVLVAIFEEGKSFTGEETVEISCHGSLYIQNKIIDLFLKNGVRLALPGEFTMRAFQNGRFDLTQAEAIADLIASDSKASHQVAMHQMRGGISTKLGELRKELIKLTALLELELDFSEDDVEFADRSQLTDLLKYILKEIQVLMETFAYGNAIKKGVPVAIIGKPNAGKSTLLNQLLNEERAIVSDIAGTTRDTIEEAIQINGINFRFIDTAGIRETEDEIEKIGVQRAIEKAQSAKILLYLFNTLENTEDEIDMHLSALVREDLHVILVHNKIDLNAENQVILDQKLEEKHQFPLLKISAKNGIFIEDLKRMMFDLIQRQDSDNQIIITNQRHLDALQKAHAALTEAQNAFIMQIPSDLIAQNLREGIKQIGNITGEIDVDRDILGTIFSEFCIGK, via the coding sequence ATGTATCTAAAAGAAACCATCATTGCCCCTGCTACAGGAAATCAAGCGTCTGCAATTGCTGTTCTACGAATTTCTGGCGATAAGGCTATAGAAATGACCGAGAAAATTTTTGAGTCTAGATTTAATAAAAAACTTAAAAATCAAGTTTCTCATACGCTGCATTTTGGTGATATAAAAGATAATGCAACGTGGGTAGATGAAGTTTTGGTAGCGATTTTTGAAGAAGGAAAATCTTTTACTGGCGAAGAAACTGTTGAAATATCTTGCCACGGTTCGCTTTATATTCAGAATAAAATTATTGATTTATTTTTAAAAAACGGTGTACGCCTAGCTCTGCCAGGGGAATTTACAATGCGTGCCTTCCAAAATGGAAGATTTGATTTAACGCAGGCAGAGGCAATTGCAGATTTGATTGCATCGGACTCCAAAGCTTCTCATCAAGTGGCAATGCACCAAATGCGCGGCGGAATTTCTACCAAATTAGGCGAATTAAGAAAAGAATTAATCAAATTGACGGCTTTGCTGGAATTAGAGTTGGACTTTTCTGAAGATGATGTGGAATTTGCCGACAGAAGTCAACTAACTGATTTACTGAAATATATTCTAAAGGAAATTCAAGTTTTAATGGAAACTTTTGCTTATGGAAATGCCATCAAAAAAGGGGTTCCTGTAGCGATTATAGGGAAGCCAAATGCTGGGAAATCAACTCTGCTAAACCAATTACTGAACGAGGAAAGAGCCATTGTGAGCGATATTGCTGGGACTACACGCGACACGATAGAGGAAGCGATTCAAATCAATGGTATTAATTTCAGGTTTATAGATACGGCTGGAATTCGAGAAACTGAAGATGAAATTGAAAAAATTGGCGTACAACGTGCTATTGAAAAGGCTCAGTCTGCCAAGATTTTACTTTATCTTTTCAATACTTTAGAAAACACTGAAGATGAAATTGATATGCACCTTTCTGCATTGGTGAGAGAAGATTTGCACGTGATTTTAGTGCATAATAAAATTGATTTAAATGCTGAAAATCAAGTTATTCTTGACCAAAAATTAGAAGAAAAACATCAATTCCCTTTGTTGAAAATTTCTGCAAAGAATGGGATTTTCATAGAAGATTTGAAACGAATGATGTTTGACTTGATTCAGAGGCAAGATTCAGATAATCAAATAATTATCACAAATCAAAGACATTTAGATGCTTTACAAAAAGCTCATGCAGCACTTACTGAGGCTCAAAATGCTTTTATAATGCAAATTCCATCTGATTTGATTGCTCAAAATTTGAGAGAAGGCATCAAACAAATCGGTAATATAACTGGCGAAATTGATGTAGATAGGGATATTCTGGGTACGATTTTTAGTGAGTTTTGCATCGGGAAGTAG